The genome window TTAATACAATAGCTCTTCATGATGCAGCACCTCCAAATTCTAAAAACCCTTGGCTCCTCTGAAGGTACTGGATTTGACTTATTTGATTGGAtgattaagagaaaatattccaATACTTGCTTTACATAATTAGCTAGGTTGCTATTACTTTAAAGTTTTACTGTGGGTTAGTGCGGCTGTGTGAGCAATAATCATTGCAGGGTAAACATTGCTGGGGCGCGTGTTTTCTAGGACAGGTAGTATTAAATATTATGAACCTGCACATCAGGCTCTTTATTCACACCTCACCTCCTCACTCCCTCTGCAAGTGGCTGGAACCActtgctttgggctttattGCTTTGGATTATATCAGTTTTCTAACTGCTGAAAAATGCTGACTGATGAATTCCTAGAGCTTGAAAGCAAGAGATGGGTGTGGGGGGCCAGAAGTCTTGCTTTCAAAATGAATAAACTTAATTGATCTCTGTAACAAATGCCTCGGTGTGACAGGAGTCAGAGGTGATGTCTTGGGGTGCTTCCCTGCAGCTCTACTGGTCTGAACTTTCTCCCCAGGAGGACAATAGCAcatctgttctcagcttctccattGCTACAAGAAGCTGTGGAGAACACCATGGTGTTTTTTCACCAGTGCTTGCCTTATAGGTGCTTTGGGTATCAGGCGCAGAGCAGAAACCTGTACCACTGAGGTCTGTGCGGGTAATGCTGCTTCTCCAAGTGAGtttattagaatcatagaacagtttgcgttggaagggaccttcaaagctcacctagtccaaccccctgcaatgaccagggacatcttcacccagatcaggttgctcagagacccatccagcctggtcttgaatgtctcgagggatggggcatcaaccacctctctgggcaacctgggctggtgtttcaccaccctcagtgtaaaaaatttcttcttcgtgtctggcctgaatctccactcctttagtttaaaaccattaccccttgccctgtCACAACAGggcctgctaaaatgtctgtccccatccttcttgtgggccccttttaaatactgaaaggctgcaataatcTAAAGGGGGGGAAGCCGAAGAGTACGGGGGGACCTTGTTCCTCCAGCAGCTTGACGGTTTCCAGCTCCCGGCACAGAGACATTATGCAGAGGGTGTTCTCGGAAATCCTGCCGGGGACAGGAGCGCAAGCGTGCGGGTGTGAAGCCGTGCCCGGCCGCCCGGGGCAGGTGTGTGCTGACAGCCGGGAGGGGCACGGACCTGGTCCCGCAGCAGCGCCCATCTCGGCCCTCGCTCCCCCCCGGCGGGCAGGGCCCCACCGGCTGACCGCCTCCAGCCCGCCCCGCCGGGAAACAAAAGTGAAAGCCAACGGGGAGACGAGCCGGGCGGCCATGGCGGGGCACGGACGGGGCACCTTCCCGCTGCTGGTGCGCGGAGACTGGGGCGCCGCCGAGCCGCCCCTCGCCCTGAGGAAGAAGCTGCTCTGCTACTTCCAGAGCCAGAAGCGCTCGGGCGGCGGCGAGTGCGACCTGCGGGCTGGGACCGCGACCGGCGACCTTCTGGTCTGCTTCGCCTGCCCCGAGGGTGAGCGGCCGGGGCGGGGAGGAGGCCCGGGCGGGTGAGGGGGCCGGCGGGTCCGGGTGGGCGCTGCGGCCGCGGGCTGCCCGTCTAACCCCGGGCGGAGTGGCCGGGAAAGGGGTTTGTGTGTCGGTTCCTGTAGAAGTGAATGTGTTGTGAGTTACACCTTTGACTTTCTGCAAGTTAACATACACATACTGACATAATTATTATAGTCAATGTGATGTATGCTATCTAGTATGTAACATACACATCTATAGTATGCAATGTCGTATGCATTCTGCAATATGCAGTATAGAATATGTAATATGTATTTGCTTCTATATGCTTAAATTTGGTGCTTAGTACTAGCCTGTAGATTGCATTTTGAATAACACTAGGCTATAAGTTAATAAATCTGTGCTACCAGGTATATATCCATATTATTTTTGCTGCACAGTAGTATTGTCTAGATTGCACTTGGAATAGTAATGCTTGTGTTAATATAacttaatatgtattttaactATAGAGATATATTTAACATATATAACATattttagtgctagagttacattatggttggacttgataagcctgagagtctcttccagccctaatgattcaatgattctatatGACCGTAATGTGCGTGTATCTATATAAACTTGCAGCAAGGTGGAAAGCATTTACCTGCAGTTGTGTTAAATGTATACATAtgcatgtatgtacatatatgtgcataaacactcacacacacacacacatatatatatatatatatacacactttctttttctttcttatgcttCCCAGTTGCGGGCTCACCCATCTGGTAAGTCGAGGACATGCAGTTTTGGCACTGGCTGGACCAGGCTGTGCCAGcaccccagtgctgcagccccAGTGTGGGGCTGTCTGCCCGGCACCGGCTGGGAAATGTTGGGTAGAGCTGACCTTCACATCTCTGGTGGGGTTTTTGGACAGAAATAATATCCTCTGCTACTCTTCCTTTTCAAGAGGAATGCCTTATGCTTGCTGTTGTAGCATCATGAGTTTAAAGCACTTTCATTTTGTGGGGCATTATGTGTGTCTTAATGTAATGGTGGAAAAGCGCTACGTAATgtaaagttttatttctattcaGGTTGTcactggggtttgtttgttttattcagtGAGGCAACGAGTTCTTGGGAGACAGTCTCATGAGCTTtatttgggagaaaaaagaaaattgaagttGATTGTCACAGAGCCTGAAACAGCACTAACTGCTCAAGAGGAGGCATTGGAAGAAAAATTAGTTCCCACAAAGGTGAATAAAAATTGTAAACGTAACAAGTGCTTTGAAATAGTGGTGAGAGTTTCAAATCAATTACtgatattttgctttcattttattttaggcTCTGGGTGCCATGAGCAGCCTTCAAACAAAAGGTGATTCTTCATTAAACAAACATGTTGGTGCTTTTCTCCACACTCAGCTCCAGTTCTGTGGGGAGTTGTGCTCAGAGTTTCTGAGTTTCGCAGCCTGACTCCGGTGATAGAGGGAAGGAAAGGTGTCTGGCCAGGGACACTGTACACTTGGTCACCAAGGATGGAGTTCACCTTGCCAGACTTAGACCATGTGCCTGGTTTTAACTCCTAAAATAGCCGTTTTAGTCAGAAGAGCATCTGCAGAGGGGGGTTTAGTTCCCTTATCCTACATAACTGCTCTAAGATAAGATCTGCATAGAGGCACCTAGATCAAAGGTCTTAATCCCAGGCCTGGTGTCTCTGTGCTCGCTGCAGCCAGGAGAGTCTGTAAAGGCAAGTGGTGCatctccccagcaccccagtgACTTTGGTTGGACCCTCGTTCAGCAATATTTTGCTAAGCTTTGTGATTCAGAAAGCAATCAAGAAAACAGTACTGCACACCCAAATGTACCCAGATCTGTGAAGAGTAAGTACTCAGCCCCAAGACAGACCAGTTAAGAAATTCTTCAGTGATTACCGCCATGTCTTTTCCTTCCTATATGAAGTCTTATTTGGTGCTATTTTGTGTGGTTTTCCTCCTTTCAAAAATTAGGTACTCAAAGTTGTCATCTACTGATTTTTAGTTACACTAGAGAAGGCCCTGAAAATCTCCAGATGCTGCTCTTAATCTCTTTGTTGGATCAGCCTAGCTTTccgttttggttttttggtacTTTCTTCATTGGACACAGTGAAACAGAGGATTCCTGTCAGTGATCTGGAAACAATAACTAGCATCTGTAGAGCTATTGCTTTCATGGttatttcttttggtttcttcTTGACCAGCTTGTGCTGGTAGACCTTCAAAGGCAGCTGTCTTCTGTAGGTGTTGTGGGTTTGGTATCAGTTGTTGTTGTACCTCGGGAGAGCTGCGAgtgggcagagcagcctgtTTGTGCTGCCGcctgctccagcctccccaCCCCATGCCTCTGTCTCTCAACTTGGGGCTGCTCCTCCCGGCCAGCCTGTTGGGTGCTGCCCCAGCACTGAGGGATTTTTGGGTGTTCTTGAGCAAAAGCAAGCAGAGACCTTACCCTCACACTCCTCATCAGGTGTGTGTGACTGCTCCACTGAACTCCTTTCCCCTTGGTCATACCTGTCCTCTGCCATGGCCAGAGATGGTGGCCCTGGAggtttacactgagggtggtgagcaCCAGGGTTTCATTCGATGCTCCTCTCCCCACCATGGCACAGGGATGTACCAGTTTACCAAACTGAGAGGGGCTTGTGCTCCTGCTCGTATTTGTCAGGGCAAAGAGTGGAGAGCTGCCTTTGGGTGAGTGTGGGCATCTTGAGTACCCTGGGGTGCCTTTTGGCCTGTGCCAGTGCCCTGCCACCCTGCAGGGCTCTGTGACCGCCGTCTTCTCTGACTTGTTGGACGGTTGTGTCCCTGCATACCTGGGTGACGCGCCTAGGTTACTCGAGGCACACAGAGGAACAAGTCGTTTGTGTTCAGGGTGTTCTTTCCTGCCTCCACCCTCGTCTGTCTGCAAAGCTGGAGACATTCCTCCCTCCAGCAGCCACTGGGCATCTGGGGTACTCAGTGGGCACCCTTGTTATATTTTCTATCTGCAAGAATTTGTTGCATCCCTGCCAGCCTTCTGTGCACGTGTGTCCTTCAGCGCTGTGGTGCCACACTGGTGGTGGGAGACTGTGGTCATCAGGGGGCTTTGCATCGAGTCGtgcagggctgctggtggcCTGTGGTCCCTGCGGATGTCCCGAGCTGTGTTCAGGCTTGTTGTGCTTGCACATGGGCCAAGAAACTGATACAGAGGCTGAGCAGCTGTGgccagttttggggttttgattttatttgtgtCTTTGACTCCGAGACATACCAGTGACCTTGGACCTGTTTATACATGGCTCATTTTGTGCCACAAAACAAGCTGCCTACAGTCCCACAAAATATCACATCTGGGCTGTTTTGGATCCCAAAATGTGCCAGGGTAGCCTGCAGTATTTGATTGGTTAGACGATCTCTTTTcttgggaagggaaaggagagacAGGGTAAGCAAAAGTCTCTTTATTCCAGGAAATGTGTACCAATATGACATATGgcttatttctctttctgctgaagGTGACACAGAAGCCTTGCAGAAGGTGGGGAGTCTTGTTCCAAACAGTGAACTCCAGGAGGAAGCTGGCTGTGCAGGGGACATCGCAGAAAAGCCTGCAAAGGCCTCATCTTCAGTGGTGTTTGAAAACATACAAGGTTGCAGTCTAAAGTGCCTACGTATGCTGTTGGAGAACATCAGCAACCTGTCAGTAGATGATGACTTCACTGTGGAAGTGATACCTGAAATAAATGTTGCTGTAGCCAGATTTATAAAAAGTATTGGTAAGACAGGATGAACACCCTCATTTATTTCCATGTTTATTTACCAGTAATAGCTTTCAGAGCTTGATTCCTCTCCTGTTAGAGATTCAGACAGTTTTGAAAATGTACCTGGACTGTAGTCTCTCAAGAAGGACGTAAGTCTTACCCAGAGCTCCATGAAAATGCCTGCGATCCAAATGTGAcgctgaaaaaagaaaattgtgccATATTCATTAATTGAAATTGTCTCTATCTTATTTTGGGTTAAGATGGAGAAGATTTAGAAACAGACTGAGTGTGGAGATGAGTTCTGCAAATTATTGAAGTATATAAAGTCTCCATTTGAGAAGGCAGTGAAACAGTGAGAAGTGCTTAGCCTATACAAGAGGTGAATAAGGGGGGAACAGAGACACAGTGATGAATAGCAGAGAGTAACATGGCTGTGTGCATTTACCCTTTTTTGTTCCAACACAGAGTTATTTGGCATCAAAGATGGTTTTGCTTCCACTACAGGGAGAAGTAGACTCAGCTCATTTCTTTGCCAGAAGCGAAAGCTGGGTCTGATAACAACGCAGGAAAACACAGTCAGTTcacactgcttttctgtttacAGATACTGAAGAATTTGTCAAAAACTGTTCACAAAACGAAAGAATTAAAGCATTCAAAATGACTGCCAGGCTTCTTGAATTGACCCAGAGCATCAAGGTTGAAAACCTGCCAGCCGGCGTTTCTGCAGACTTCATCACCATTTATTTCGAGAATGTGCGGAACGGAGGGGGGCCTGTGTCAGACATTCGGCTCTTCCCCGAGGAGAACTCGGCCATCATTACTTTCTGTGATCACAAAGGTAACGCTGTCCTTCACCTGACCAAACTGCTCCCAGGTGGAGGACCTGAAAGAAAATTACTGCAAATGTGGGCATTAGGGGAAGCCTGGCTTGCTGTCGCTAAAGCCAGAGTACACTGTTCTGTTCTGCGTTTAGAAACTCTGCTACATGTCTCTTTTTTATGCTACCAAAGGTTCTTTTTAATACCTGCTTTATGCATGGGTTGTTTCtactggtgttttttttcccccgtttACAGAGGTTTTTATCAACATGAATTGTAGTTACAGGTACAGCAAGCAGGATCTGCCAGTGACTTCAGCTTTCACAGTTAGCTTTCAGAAACTAATTAAggtcaaatattttccttatcaGGGAAGAACACAGCTAAAGAACAATCTTGTTACTATTGCTGGTGAGGAATCACTGTCCTGGTTTCGTACCAGTGCAACCTCTAGTAGATATCTCTCTGTGTTAGGAGACTCCAGACTTAGTAAATTCTTTTACTTTAATTAAGGATATATCCCAAGAGATGGTTTTTCTTCTGACTCTCAGATTTTGCTTAAGTACATTTTGTACATTAAGTTACTGTATAATTTGGATCATTGTACCATGGTTTTAAGCCCCTGACAGCATTATCATTCCTTTCCTTTGTCCATTCTGCCCATTGCCAActgaaatggaaggaaaaaaaagaaaccaaaaaaaagtaaaaatgcacTGGCACaaagagttttattttaagttgAGAGTAAGGAGCATTTCTCAGTAGTACATTGATATCGCCCAGCTCTATGGAGAGGTCTGCTTAGGAAATGAGAGCAAGGTGTAGCTGTACAGGTAAATGCAGGCACAAGCGTATTTACCAAACTAGTTGGAGCTAAGCCTCTTACCTTGCCCCTTACAGAGTGGTTTGGAAATCAGAAAGACATAAAAATAgctctttcaaattaaaaaagaaaaaaaaaaagaattattcaATGTAATAGTTCTAAGAACAGAGtcattttcttgattttaaGTTAATGACATGTATTTGTATGTACGTGCGCTAACTTCTAGATGTAAACACTGTcttggaaaagcagcattttctggAGCAAACACCGATTTCTGTGCATCCATATTACCACTCCCTGGGAACAGCTCTCTATGGAGACAGACCAAGTATCAAGATGCCAGACCCCATTGGGGTGCCACTAGATCCGTACGTCTGGCAGTTCTTGCAGAGGCAGCCTGAACTGATCCAAGAGATCAACCAGGAAATGGCAATTTGCGATTGTGAGCTGAAATGGCCACAGGCCACAGACTGCGCACACCCAGAAATTATGTTGTGCCCATCGTCATCTCTCACCGAGCAGAAAAAGGCAATGATTAAGTTGATCAAGACATGGAAGCAACATGCTTCTACTGAGTTCTCATGCATCATGTCACGTTACGTAGCTGTGAAGTGTCAAGTGAATTCAGAGGATTGGGGAGATGTGAAAAACAGATTGgtgaaaaatgttgctttgaTCATAACTGATATTTCTAAGGAGATGGTGGTGATTGCAGGCAAGAGAGCAGCAGTGGACAGtgcagagaaagaagtgagGGAATGCATGGAAAAAGCCATGAAGGAAagtaaaagggaaaatcaaagcATAGAAATTTCTGTGGAAGTGATGCCAAGCAAGTATGCCATTCTGCGCAATGCTGGGCTGGAAGAGAATATTCACAAAGAATATCCGTGCTTAAAGGTCTTTTATGATGACACAAAAAAAGCTCTTTGGTTGTGTGGATTACCTGTAGAAGTATATAAAATCAAAGCTGACTTACTGGAAAAGATATTGAACATGCCATGTACAGCAGTTGCCATTGATCCCCATGTTTTCTGCTATCTACAGTGGGTAGATAATAAAACAATCTCAGAGACTTTATTCAGTAGGGAAAAAATCAATGCTTTTTATGAGCTTGAGGGTGATACTGTGTTGCTATTTGGACATGCTCCAAAAGATCTTTTAGAAGCAGAAAATCAAATAAAGGCAAGCTTAGAATATAGGTGCATTAATGTGGAGGATGGTGAGGTCACTAAAAAGGAGCAGTGGAGGAGTCTTCTTGCCTCCTTGCATAAGAAGTACAATTCTTCCCTGGAAACTCTACTTATCAATGAGCctgttggaaaagaaaataaagtgattaTTGCTGGGTTTTCTAAGGCTGTGACAGAAGTTTATCAGAAACTTAATGATTTTatagaaagaaacacacatgtGGAAAAAGTAATCATGGCTAAGTCAGCAGTGGTAGTGCAGTTTGTAGAGGAGGAAAAATCCGATGTTTATCGTGGATTGAGGAAGAAAGACGTGACAGTATGTTTTGACACCAAGAGACCTTGTATTGTCCTGAGCGGCCCAAGAGCAGAAATGGCAAAAGCAGTCAccacatttgaaaatattttctcatccCTTTACTCGAAAAATGTGCCAATTGATAAACCGGGAGCCAAAgcattcttcactgaaaggaaaGATTCATATGTTCTAGAGGCAAAGCAGAAATTTAGCTGTTTGATTaggctggaagaagaaaaacaacaacagcaacaacagaagGGTGAAAAAGTTGATGatccagagaaaagaaagctctACTACAAGACAAGGCTGCCACATGGAGCTGTAGTAGCAGTATATAAAGGTGACTTGTGTAATTACCCAGTTGATGTTGTGGTGAACGCATCTAATGAAGACCTCAAACACATCGGTGGCCTTGCTGAGTCTCTGCTGAAAGCGGCCGGCccggagctgcagcaggagtgTGACGAGCTGGTGAGGAGGAACGGGAGTTTGCAGCCCGGGTGCGCCGTGATCACGGGCGCTGGGAAACTGCCCTGCAAGAACGTCATTCACGCCGTTGGGCCCAggtggaggaaggaggaagcagAAAAGTGCATGTTCCTGTTAAGAAAGACAGTGAAGAATAGTCTACAGCTAGCCGAAACATACAATCATCGTTCCGTAGCTCTGCCTGCCATAAGTGGAGGGACTTTTGGCTTCCCACTGCAAACATGTGCAAATTCCATTGTATCCTCCATCAAGGAGACCCTGGAAGAATCCATGGGGGACAGCAGCTTGAAGGAGATTCATCTTGTGGATGATGTGGAAGAAACAGCTCAGGTTCTGAGTAAGACGGTAAAAAAAGTCTTTACAGCTAAATCCTCCTCCTTGGTGAGGAGCTTGGGGAACCATAAACCGAGAGAAAGCCAGGAGAAGATAAAAGAGGATCTGCAGATAGCCAGGGATGATCTGAAGATGGTTACCACAAATGAAGGACTGCGCATCCaagtagaagagaaaaacattcagGAGGCCACGGTAGGTCTTTAATTTTCCGGTTCCTTTCTAGCTCGATATAAAGATcttctttaaatttaaatagaaaaggaaTGTAGGTAAATTAAATTGTTTTACAAGGCAATTGCTACATAAGGAAACAACAGCTGCATGCTACCTACACAAGGATGCAAGCTTGCAAAACTGATGGATTTCAGGTTGGGATCTGTCACTTTGCAGCTGTTTCTTGTGGGCAGCTTTGAATTTCAGGATGTTTTGTTCCCAGCTAGGCTTTATTTGTTCTCCAGGTCTGAGGGCAACATGTTAAacgctttgcttttttttctgaaagtatttATATGATCTGTAGCTACCCAGGTTGGATATTACGGGGAATCAGCAGCtttctgggctgctgctgtgagtCTTGCTAACAGGAAGGATGTAGCTTATTGGTTTTAGTTCCTTTCTCTTTGGGTGGGTTAAAGATGCAGAAAAGCAGCCTCATAGAAGAGTGCGTGCTTAGATTGCTTTGCCAAAGTCTAGACCTCATTCTACTTATTTTTGccctctattttattttttccttttttttttttcctatcaaaGAGTTGAATTACTACTCATCTAGACCATCAAGACCAAATTTACACTTCTGATATAGCTTCTTTcctttatgttttttccttcagtgatCAAAAGTGTATCTCAATAAATTTCTCTCTCTACTGCCCctgatttctcttttctgagagtTTAAAATCTCCCtaaatcattattattatcatccTGTTCTTTCAATATTAATTAGTTCTGTTGTCATTTTGTTGCCTGTAAAAACCTATTCCAATAAAAGAGCAATAGAAGATGTAAAAAAATCTCAATATGACACGTATTTAAAACACTTCATAGTTAAAAGACCTCCAGTGGAGCTGCAAAGCAAACACCAGGCTTTGGGGTTTTGCCTGTTTTACTTCATGGAAGTACAACCATCTCACTTCACGTCGCTTTGGTGCATGAGGTGCTACTTTTCTGATAAGATGTAGACAATCCCACTTTAGTGAAAGGAAGGTTTAACCTTTCTACATTACGTATTCCTTATATGAAACATACATTTTGCATCCTGCAATGATGCTAGAGAAGAAGGAACAGCACTTCTTCACAAGGAAATGTAGGAAAAGCTGGGTCTGAGGAGAGGGGATGAGGCAGACTCCAGAGGCTGGGTTGATTTCACCTGCCCAGATGTTGGCACCTGCATGGGACAAGGTGAGTCACAGCCTTACCTCCACTGAGGGTGTGACagtgatggatggatggatggatggatggatggatggatggatggatggatgaccTGCTCACATGTAGGTACCTGTGGTGCTGGTGCTTGCAGTGGATCAGATGCTGCCTATCGTAGGTTTCCTACAAGTCCAGGAATACTCAGGATGCAGAAGCtgcactgaaaatatattttttttctccattggcATCTCGATTTTCATGCTATACATTGCTTCGGTAGTGTGGTTAGTCTCGATGCATATTTTTACTTGAAGTCTGGCTATAGATATTTTCATTGGAATTTTGTTGCAGACGGACGTTATTGTCAACAGTGTTGGCACAGACCTGAAGTTTGGCGTGGGGGCTCTTTGCAGAGCCTTGCTGGAAAAGGCTGGACCAGCGCTCCAAGTAGAGtttgatgaagaaaaacaaagac of Columba livia isolate bColLiv1 breed racing homer chromosome 7, bColLiv1.pat.W.v2, whole genome shotgun sequence contains these proteins:
- the PARP14 gene encoding protein mono-ADP-ribosyltransferase PARP14 isoform X2; translation: MQRVFSEILPGTGAQACGCEAVPGRPGQVCADSREGHGPGPAAAPISALAPPRRAGPHRLTASSPPRRETKVKANGETSRAAMAGHGRGTFPLLVRGDWGAAEPPLALRKKLLCYFQSQKRSGGGECDLRAGTATGDLLVCFACPEVRQRVLGRQSHELYLGEKRKLKLIVTEPETALTAQEEALEEKLVPTKALGAMSSLQTKGDTEALQKVGSLVPNSELQEEAGCAGDIAEKPAKASSSVVFENIQGCSLKCLRMLLENISNLSVDDDFTVEVIPEINVAVARFIKSIDTEEFVKNCSQNERIKAFKMTARLLELTQSIKVENLPAGVSADFITIYFENVRNGGGPVSDIRLFPEENSAIITFCDHKDVNTVLEKQHFLEQTPISVHPYYHSLGTALYGDRPSIKMPDPIGVPLDPYVWQFLQRQPELIQEINQEMAICDCELKWPQATDCAHPEIMLCPSSSLTEQKKAMIKLIKTWKQHASTEFSCIMSRYVAVKCQVNSEDWGDVKNRLVKNVALIITDISKEMVVIAGKRAAVDSAEKEVRECMEKAMKESKRENQSIEISVEVMPSKYAILRNAGLEENIHKEYPCLKVFYDDTKKALWLCGLPVEVYKIKADLLEKILNMPCTAVAIDPHVFCYLQWVDNKTISETLFSREKINAFYELEGDTVLLFGHAPKDLLEAENQIKASLEYRCINVEDGEVTKKEQWRSLLASLHKKYNSSLETLLINEPVGKENKVIIAGFSKAVTEVYQKLNDFIERNTHVEKVIMAKSAVVVQFVEEEKSDVYRGLRKKDVTVCFDTKRPCIVLSGPRAEMAKAVTTFENIFSSLYSKNVPIDKPGAKAFFTERKDSYVLEAKQKFSCLIRLEEEKQQQQQQKGEKVDDPEKRKLYYKTRLPHGAVVAVYKGDLCNYPVDVVVNASNEDLKHIGGLAESLLKAAGPELQQECDELVRRNGSLQPGCAVITGAGKLPCKNVIHAVGPRWRKEEAEKCMFLLRKTVKNSLQLAETYNHRSVALPAISGGTFGFPLQTCANSIVSSIKETLEESMGDSSLKEIHLVDDVEETAQVLSKTVKKVFTAKSSSLVRSLGNHKPRESQEKIKEDLQIARDDLKMVTTNEGLRIQVEEKNIQEATTDVIVNSVGTDLKFGVGALCRALLEKAGPALQVEFDEEKQRQAAGQGHVLCTSGCALACQSVLHAILPMWDGGKGQALKTLEDIINSCLKKTEELGLKSIAFPAIGTGGFQFPNLLVSKLMFDVVLKFSSSHARKTLQEVHFFLNPPDADNIQAFTTELELRVAESCNAAAPQSRFIKPVSTEVLGVHEMQIGSITVQVITGDITKEDTEVIVNISNPTFDAQGGVFKAIMDAAGSQVKEECRQYAGQLQSGFITTEGGNLLCSKIIHLIHNNNVKSQVTKVLNECQLRMYKSVAFPAIGTGRAGQKPAKVADDMLDAIVEFASKRSVQHLQKIKIVIFQTNMLSDFYESMKAREDSDSHTKDSWMSLLKSFFWPPQKSTEKKKPVVLEKKVDLATFQICGESQKNVDATESWIKDLILKEQFENVISDELIGNFDERQIAALAEIQRRNHVTIHLESELSPPCIKISGISRDVGFVSVEVQKMIQEMKDTEEERSRAELVYNLVEWRYPGSNDNFVAFDKLTNMQLEDAKMANKTHLTVKIKKKNYKVDLNTLQANDGQGETISIQRVPKNENKLPVQWEDMQAQQVKLVDLKPSCQEYRNVQDKFKKTCPNFVIEKVSAT